In a single window of the Gemmatimonadota bacterium genome:
- a CDS encoding dihydrolipoamide acetyltransferase family protein translates to MTKTIIMPKYGLQQDNGTVVEWRVNEGDRVNKGDILLDLETDKALFEYESPESGYVRKLVAQNGEEVPVLSVIAIITDEADEAIEDLTPASADSPTEEPRQIADTPEREPALESPTQRIKRSPAARRRARELNIDLAAIAGTGPGGRIVLADVELAASAAPSSTTLSRMRQAIGRTMAYSKSTIPHFYVATEIDMTDAETWRKNLAETDAIKLSVTDLFVKAAADALTQYPALNASLDGDTSVIVHDTVNIGLAVGTDDGLVVPVIPNADRAFLTDLADERGQRVDEARQGKLRGDASATFTISNLGMYGITSFTAIVNPPEAAILAVGAAIARVVPIGDTMTIAVRQIAEVTLSADHRLVDGVVAAQFLQALKQNLEDTDKLESWL, encoded by the coding sequence ATGACAAAAACCATCATCATGCCCAAATACGGGCTTCAGCAAGACAACGGCACCGTCGTTGAATGGCGCGTCAATGAAGGCGACCGCGTCAACAAGGGCGACATCCTCCTCGATCTGGAAACAGACAAAGCCCTCTTTGAATACGAATCGCCCGAAAGCGGTTACGTCCGCAAACTCGTCGCCCAGAACGGCGAAGAAGTGCCAGTGCTCTCTGTCATTGCCATCATCACCGACGAAGCCGACGAAGCCATTGAAGACCTGACACCTGCCAGCGCTGACTCCCCTACAGAGGAACCGCGCCAGATAGCGGACACGCCAGAGCGAGAACCCGCGCTGGAATCCCCCACCCAGCGCATCAAACGATCTCCTGCCGCCCGTCGCCGCGCCCGCGAACTCAACATTGACCTCGCCGCCATCGCAGGCACGGGTCCCGGTGGCCGCATCGTACTCGCCGACGTCGAACTCGCGGCATCCGCGGCACCATCCTCCACCACATTATCGCGCATGCGTCAGGCCATTGGCAGAACCATGGCCTATAGCAAAAGCACCATTCCGCACTTCTACGTCGCCACTGAAATCGACATGACCGACGCGGAAACCTGGCGCAAAAATCTCGCTGAGACCGACGCCATCAAGCTCTCTGTCACCGACCTCTTTGTCAAAGCCGCCGCCGATGCCCTCACCCAATATCCGGCACTCAACGCCAGCCTTGACGGAGATACCTCCGTTATCGTACACGACACAGTCAACATCGGCCTCGCCGTTGGCACCGATGACGGCCTCGTCGTCCCGGTCATCCCAAATGCCGACCGGGCATTCCTCACCGACCTCGCCGACGAACGCGGCCAGCGCGTCGATGAAGCCCGACAGGGCAAATTGCGCGGCGATGCCAGTGCCACCTTCACCATCTCGAACCTGGGGATGTACGGCATCACATCCTTCACTGCCATTGTCAATCCCCCAGAAGCCGCCATATTAGCTGTCGGCGCAGCCATCGCGCGCGTTGTCCCCATCGGCGATACCATGACCATTGCCGTTCGCCAAATCGCAGAAGTCACGCTCTCCGCCGACCACCGCCTCGTCGATGGTGTAGTTGCCGCTCAATTTTTACAGGCACTAAAACAAAATCTTGAAGACACAGACAAATTGGAAAGC